A section of the Melopsittacus undulatus isolate bMelUnd1 chromosome 3, bMelUnd1.mat.Z, whole genome shotgun sequence genome encodes:
- the PPP1R21 gene encoding protein phosphatase 1 regulatory subunit 21 yields MAAAAELQGKYQKLAQEYSKLRAQNQVLKKGVVDEQANSASLKEQLKMKDQSLRKLQQEMDSLIFRNQQLAKRVELLQDELALSEARGKKSKKSAESSSQLSQEQKSVFNEDLQKKIEENERLHILFFEADEQHKRLEAELRTRLEVLETDAAQHQTVVDSLTKKYTDTIEKLQNDKTKLEIKSQTLEREAKDCRLRTEECQQQLKNLQAALGSRLEESLCIINEKVPFNDTRSSRYNALNVPLHNRRYQLKLRDLAGQALAFVQELVTALLNFHTYTEQKVQIFPIDSATDTISPLNQKFSQYLHENASYVRPLEEGMHHLFESITEDTVTVLETAVKLKGFSEHLASYLGFLRKILPYQLKSLEEECESSLCTAALRARNMELHRDMKRLTAVFEKLHTYISLLVLPSTKPEGLLRTNYNLVFTNIAASLHGFHDILKDISKHYSQKATLEQDVPTATQKLITTNDCILSSVAALTNGAGKIASFFSNNLDHFTASLSYGPKGGTEFISPLSAECMLQYKKKAVAYMKSLKKPCAASVPYEEALANRRVLLSSTESREGLAQQVQQSLEKIARLEQEKEHWMLEAQLAKIKLEKENQKLKNSLSGHLTETIQEHSVLPNVAEQKKETTEKSLREPIRSTSLIGMLTITTDNEKTPDIESREDLIKNHYMARIAELTSHLQLADSKSVHFHAECRALAKRLSLAEKSKESLTEELKLASQNISRLQDELMTTKRSYEDQLSMMSDHLCSMNETLTKQREEIDTLKMTSKGNSKKNKNR; encoded by the exons ATGGCGGCGGCCGCGGAGCTGCAGGGGAAGTACCAGAAGCTGGCTCAGGAGTACTCCAAG cttcGAGCTCAGAACCAAGTACTGAAAAAAGGGGTTGTAGATGAGCAAGCAAATTCTGCCTCTCTGAAG GAACAACTGAAGATGAAGGATCAGTCACTGAGAAAACTGCAACAAGAAATGGACAGCTTGATCTTTCGAAATCAGCAACTTGCTAAGCGGGTGGAGTTACTTCAAGATGAACTTGCACTGAGTGAAGCTAGGGGCAAGAAGAGCAAG aaaagTGCAGAATCCTCATCTCAGTTGAGTCAAGAGCAGAAAAGTGTCTTCAATGAAGATCTTCAGAAGAAGATAGAAGAAAATGAACGACTACATATACTT ttcTTTGAAGCAGATGAGCAGCATAAACGTTTAGAAGCAGAGCTGAGAACTAGACTTGAAGTTTTGGAAACTGATGCTGCCCAGCATCAAACTGTGGTGGACAGTTTAACGAAGAAATACACGGATACTATAGAAAAGCTGCAGAATGATAAAACCAAATTAGAA ATCAAGTCTCAGACACTAGAAAGAGAAGCTAAGGACTGTAGGCTTCGAACCGAAGAATG CCAGCAACAGTTAAAGAATCTTCAAGCAGCTTTGGGCAGTAGACTGGAAGAATCTCTATGCATAATCAATGAAAAAGTCCCTTTTAATGACACAA GATCTAGCCGATACAATGCTCTGAATGTACCATTACACAACAGAAGATACCAG CTTAAGTTGCGAGACCTTGCTGGCCAGGCACTAGCTTTTGTTCAAGAACTTGTAACAGCTCTTCTGAACTTCCATACGTACACTGAACAGAAGGTCCAGATCTTTCCCATTGATTCTGCAACAGACACTATATCACCGTTAAATCAGAAG TTCTCACAGTATCTTCATGAAAATGCTTCCTATGTTCGCCCTCTGGAGGAAGGAATGCATCACTTGTTTGAGAGCATTACAGAAGATACCGTGACAGTGCTG GAAACAGCTGTGAAATTGAAGGGCTTCTCAGAACACTTAGCTTCCTACCTAGGCTTCTTAAGAAAGATTCTTCCTTATCAATTGAAAAG TTTGGAAGAAGAGTGTGAGTCTTCTCTTTGCACAGCTGCTTTAAGAGCCAGAAATATGGAGCTACACAGAGACATGAAAAGGTTGACTGCAGTCTTTGAGAAGCTACATACATACATTAGTCTTCTTGTGTTACCAA GTACAAAACCAGAAGGACTTCTTAGGACAAATTACAACTTGGTGTTTACAAACATTGCTGCAAGTCTTCATGGAtttcatgacattttaaaag ataTTTCCAAGCACTACAGTCAGAAAGCTACTTTAGAACAGGATGTTCCAACTGCCACGCAGAAACTCATAACTACAAATGACTGTATTTTATCCTCTGTTGCTGCTTTAACAAATGGAGCAGGCAAG ATTGCCTCATTCTTCAGCAACAACTTGGATCACTTCACTGCTTCACTAAGCTATGGACCTAAAGGAGGAACAGAGTTCATCAGCCCTCTTTCAGCTGAGTGTATGCTGCAGTACAAGAAAAAGGCAGTTGCTTACATGAAGTCTTTGAAGAAG CCTTGTGCAGCTTCAGTGCCTTATGAAGAGGCTTTAGCCAATCGCAGAGTTCTTCTGAGTTctacagaaagcagagaaggtCTAGCACAACAG GTCCAGCAGAGCTTGGAGAAAATTGCAAGACTtgaacaagaaaaagagcacTGGATGTTAGAGGCCCAGCTAGCTAAAATAAAgctagagaaagaaaaccaaaaactgaAGAACTCTCTTAGTGGACATTTAACTGAAACTATACAAGAGCATTCTGTTTTGCCAAATGTAGCTGAACAAAAGAAGGAAACCACAGAAAAGAGTCTGAGGGAACCTATTAGGAGTACTAGTCTG ATTGGAATGTTGACTATAACTACTGATAATGAAAAG ACTCCAGATATTGAGTCTCGTGAAGATCTGATAAAAAACCACTATATGGCAAGGATAGCAGAACTTACATCTCATCTGCAGCTTGCTGACAGCAAATCGGTACACTTTCATGCTGAG TGTCGAGCACTTGCCAAAAGGTTGTCTTTAGCAGAGAAGTCCAAGGAATCGCTCACGGAAGAGTTGAAGCTAGCTAGTCAAAACATCAGTAGGTTACAG gaTGAATTGATGACAACAAAGAGAAGCTATGAGGATCAGTTAAGTATGATGAGTGACCATCTCTGCAGTATGAATGAAACCTTAACTAAACAAAGGGAAGAGATTGATACGCTAAAGATGACTAGTAAG GGAAAttctaaaaagaacaaaaatcgATAG